A genome region from Methanofollis sp. UBA420 includes the following:
- the nrdD gene encoding anaerobic ribonucleoside-triphosphate reductase has translation MQWSDEQLALAKKYRKLSDIPVEERRYKCHTCNHVVGTDPCPVCGETQLEIMCPLDHTHCAHEIVSGIEYCPLCGAPVCPECGTHDVTQISRVTGYLQDVSGWNAGKQQELKDRVRYTVA, from the coding sequence ATGCAGTGGAGCGACGAGCAACTGGCGCTGGCAAAAAAATACAGGAAGTTATCTGACATCCCGGTCGAAGAGCGCAGGTACAAGTGCCACACCTGCAACCATGTGGTCGGGACCGATCCCTGCCCGGTCTGCGGCGAAACCCAGCTTGAGATCATGTGCCCCCTCGACCACACCCACTGTGCTCACGAGATCGTCTCGGGGATCGAGTACTGCCCCCTATGCGGTGCCCCGGTCTGCCCGGAATGCGGCACCCACGACGTCACCCAGATCAGCCGGGTCACCGGATACCTTCAGGATGTCTCCGGCTGGAATGCCGGAAAACAGCAGGAACTCAAAGACAGGGTCAGGTACACCGTTGCATGA
- the pyrF gene encoding orotidine-5'-phosphate decarboxylase, whose product MTDLVLSLDVTNRASALTIAAACAREVDAIKIGYPLVLAAGLGIARDLAGLGLPLIADFKVADIPNTNTLICDQVFAAGFSAVIAQGFPGPDSVAACVDAAHAHDGECYVVAEMSHPGALTFFSEGVPEHLCEVVAQTGADGIIAPATRPERVKALRTLIGKKKILSPGIGAQGGDPAEVAPLVDGMIVGRAIYGAADPAAAARAYAPYRR is encoded by the coding sequence ATGACTGACCTCGTCCTCTCCCTCGACGTCACCAACCGGGCATCTGCGCTCACCATCGCAGCGGCCTGCGCAAGGGAAGTCGATGCGATCAAGATCGGTTACCCCCTCGTCCTCGCGGCCGGCCTCGGGATCGCCCGCGACCTCGCGGGCCTCGGGCTGCCCCTCATCGCTGACTTCAAGGTCGCAGACATCCCGAATACCAACACCCTCATCTGTGACCAGGTCTTCGCGGCCGGTTTCTCCGCGGTGATCGCTCAGGGCTTCCCGGGCCCGGACTCTGTCGCCGCCTGTGTCGACGCCGCCCATGCCCACGACGGGGAGTGCTATGTCGTCGCCGAGATGAGCCACCCCGGCGCGCTCACCTTCTTCTCCGAGGGCGTGCCGGAGCATCTCTGCGAGGTCGTCGCACAGACCGGCGCCGACGGCATCATCGCCCCGGCGACGCGGCCAGAAAGAGTGAAGGCCCTCCGCACCCTCATCGGTAAAAAGAAGATCCTCTCCCCGGGCATCGGGGCGCAGGGCGGCGATCCCGCGGAGGTCGCACCCCTCGTCGACGGCATGATCGTCGGCCGGGCCATCTACGGGGCGGCAGACCCGGCGGCGGCCGCCCGGGCCTACGCACCCTACCGCCGATGA
- a CDS encoding deoxyhypusine synthase produces the protein MECNRDECGDPVRQVRLSAGMTANELVRAIGGAGAYNGGALAKAVDIYEKMLRDEKATKYFGLAGAMVPAGMGGIVSELIEKGHIDILVSTGANLTHDTIEAIGCHHYHGNLTCDDVRLREEEINRIYDIFLPDEAFIRFEEFMQDCLSDIPDKSVITISGLLRHIGEHLDHGILATAAKNDVPVFCPAVQDSMLGMQFWFYNQTHHIVVDTFGDMHDIIDRCYAAEHAGAFLVGGGVPKNFIFQNKMITPSGFDYAIQLTGDRPDLGGLSGATLSEAQSWGKINEDAAAITVYGDATINLPLIAAAVLERLEHD, from the coding sequence ATGGAATGCAACAGGGATGAATGCGGCGATCCTGTCAGACAGGTCAGGCTTTCGGCAGGTATGACGGCAAACGAACTTGTCCGCGCAATCGGCGGAGCAGGAGCTTATAACGGCGGAGCACTCGCAAAAGCGGTCGACATATACGAAAAAATGCTCCGGGACGAGAAGGCGACAAAATACTTCGGGCTCGCCGGGGCGATGGTCCCTGCCGGCATGGGGGGGATCGTCAGCGAGCTCATCGAGAAGGGGCACATCGACATCCTCGTTTCGACCGGGGCAAACCTCACCCACGATACCATCGAGGCGATCGGTTGCCATCACTACCACGGCAACTTGACCTGCGACGACGTCAGGCTGAGGGAAGAGGAGATCAACCGCATCTACGACATCTTCCTCCCCGACGAGGCCTTCATCCGATTCGAGGAGTTCATGCAGGACTGCCTCTCTGATATCCCCGATAAATCCGTGATCACCATCTCAGGTCTCCTCCGCCACATCGGCGAGCACCTCGACCACGGCATCCTCGCAACCGCGGCAAAGAACGACGTCCCTGTCTTCTGCCCCGCAGTCCAGGACTCGATGCTCGGCATGCAGTTCTGGTTCTACAACCAGACCCACCACATCGTCGTCGACACATTCGGCGACATGCACGACATCATCGACCGCTGCTATGCAGCCGAACACGCCGGTGCCTTCCTTGTCGGTGGCGGCGTCCCGAAGAACTTCATCTTCCAGAACAAGATGATCACCCCCTCAGGCTTCGACTACGCGATCCAGCTCACCGGGGATCGCCCGGACCTCGGCGGCCTCTCCGGCGCCACACTCTCTGAAGCGCAGTCCTGGGGCAAGATCAACGAAGACGCGGCCGCAATCACCGTCTATGGCGATGCGACGATCAACCTCCCCCTCATCGCCGCGGCGGTCCTGGAGAGGCTGGAACATGACTGA